A stretch of the Papaver somniferum cultivar HN1 chromosome 6, ASM357369v1, whole genome shotgun sequence genome encodes the following:
- the LOC113285354 gene encoding CEN-like protein 2 isoform X2, translating into MGSCRYIMDPLVVGKVIGDVIDDSFSPTVKMVVTYPQNKHVQNGREFYPPSLTAKPRVEIQGGDLRSFFTLVMTDPDVPGPSDPYLREHLHWIVTDIPGTTDASFDKKTDNNHSQSIVLVLLHQRQLQHQEINSVLENLQKRMNLALLLLLFSSIPREKPPQDVVN; encoded by the exons ATGGGAAGCTGCAGATATATAATGGATCCTCTAGTAGTTGGAAAAGTGATTGGAGATGTTATTGATGACTCATTCTCCCCAACTGTAAAGATGGTAGTGACTTACCCCCAGAACAAACATGTTCAGAATGGTCGAGAGTTTTATCCCCCTTCCTTAACTGCTAAACCTAGAGTTGAAATTCAAGGTGGTGATTTGAGATCTTTCTTTACTCTG GTCATGACAGACCCAGATGTTCCAGGTCCTAGTGATCCATACTTGAGGGAACATCTCCACTG GATTGTGACAGACATTCCAGGAACAACAGATGCTTCATTTG ACAAAAAAACAGACAACAATCACTCGCAATCAATAGTACTGGTTCTTCTTCATCAGCGTCAGCTTCAGCATCAAGAGATCAATTCAGTGTTAGAAAATTTGCAGAAGAGAATGAACTTGGCACtcctgttgctgctgttttcctCAATTCCCAGAGAGAAACCGCCTCAAGACGTCGTTAATTAA
- the LOC113285354 gene encoding protein SELF-PRUNING-like isoform X1: MGSCRYIMDPLVVGKVIGDVIDDSFSPTVKMVVTYPQNKHVQNGREFYPPSLTAKPRVEIQGGDLRSFFTLVMTDPDVPGPSDPYLREHLHWIVTDIPGTTDASFGREVISYEMPRPYIGIHRFVFVLYRQKNRQQSLAINSTGSSSSASASASRDQFSVRKFAEENELGTPVAAVFLNSQRETASRRR; encoded by the exons ATGGGAAGCTGCAGATATATAATGGATCCTCTAGTAGTTGGAAAAGTGATTGGAGATGTTATTGATGACTCATTCTCCCCAACTGTAAAGATGGTAGTGACTTACCCCCAGAACAAACATGTTCAGAATGGTCGAGAGTTTTATCCCCCTTCCTTAACTGCTAAACCTAGAGTTGAAATTCAAGGTGGTGATTTGAGATCTTTCTTTACTCTG GTCATGACAGACCCAGATGTTCCAGGTCCTAGTGATCCATACTTGAGGGAACATCTCCACTG GATTGTGACAGACATTCCAGGAACAACAGATGCTTCATTTG GAAGAGAAGTGATAAGTTATGAAATGCCACGGCCATATATTGGGATTCATAGGTTTGTATTTGTTCTTTACAGACAAAAAAACAGACAACAATCACTCGCAATCAATAGTACTGGTTCTTCTTCATCAGCGTCAGCTTCAGCATCAAGAGATCAATTCAGTGTTAGAAAATTTGCAGAAGAGAATGAACTTGGCACtcctgttgctgctgttttcctCAATTCCCAGAGAGAAACCGCCTCAAGACGTCGTTAA